The DNA window TATGTCGTATCATATTCGTGCACCTAAAACCAACCGCACGGAGTCTAATATCCATGAAATCCATCATCCCCGCCGCTGGCCTTGGCACGCGATTCCTTCCTGGTACCAAGGTGACGCCCAAGGAGATGCTGCCCGTTCTCGATAAGCCCGTTATCCAGTATGTCGTCGAGGAGGCCCTGGCTCCCGAGGAGGTCGACGAGTGCATCATCGTGAGCTCGCCCTCTAAGCCGCAGATTGCCAGCTACTTCACTCGCGATCCGGGCCTTGAGGACCTGCTGCGCTCTCGTGGCAAGAGTGCCTATGCCGATGCCATCGCAGAGGCCGGTAGCGTTCCCGTGCACTTCTGCTACCAGAGCGAGCCCCGCGGCCTCGGCCATGCCGTGCGCTGCGCCTCTTTCGCCACGGGCGACGAGCCGTTCTTTGTGCTTCTTGGTGACTACGTGGTGCCCGACAAGAAGATCCTTCCCCGCATGAAGGAGATTTCTGATGCCCACAATGGAGCCTCCGTCATCGCGGTGGCTGCCTGTGCGGCGGACGAGGTCTCTCGATACGGCATTATCGCGGGCGAGTCCGTTGGCGCCGTCTCTGACTTCCCCGAGGCGACCGGTGAGGACGAGGGTGCCGTCTGGCGCATGACTGGCATGGTCGAGAAGCCTGCCGTCGAGGATGCCCCGAGCCGTCTGTTTGCCGTGGGTCGCTACCTGCTCTCTCCCCGCGTGATGGAGCTGCTGGCCGACCAGGAGCCCGGCGCTGGCAACGAGGTGCAGCTCACGGACGCGATGGTTCGCGCCATGGCGGAAGAGGAGTTCTACGCTCTGGTTATCGACGTCCACGAGGGCTACGACACCGGCACTCCCGCCGGCTGGATTGCGACGAATGCTTGTCTTGCCGCGAGTGACCCCCGCTTTGCGGCTGCCTTCCAGGAGGCAATGGGGGCGTAGGGCCTAGAGCGTGCTGCTTGATACGGTGATCTTGATATGGGGCGCTCCAGCTCGTTTTATCCCAGAGCGCCGCTATTTTGTTATCTCTCATTTGGAGACCTATAATCTCAATCCAGGTTAATCAGGTTTGATTCAGGAGTAGCTTTGTCCAAAGTCCTAGCAATAGTGCCTGCTTACAACGAGGAGGGCTCACTCCTTGCGACGATTAACGAGCTTGTGTCTGTGGCGCCGGAAGTTGACTACGTAATCGTCAACGATGGCTCGCGGGACGGAACACTTAAGCTCTGCCAGAACAACGGCTTCGACTACGTGAGCCATCCCACTAACCTTGGCCTCACGGGCGGAGTTCAGACGGGCATGAAGTATGCGCTTCGCCATGGCTATGACATGGCGATTCAGTTTGATGCGGACGGCCAGCATGATCCGGCCTACATTGCCTCGCTTGTTGCCGACATGGAGTCAACGGGTGCGGACATCGTTGTGGGTTCTCGCTTTGTGACCGAGGAGAAGCCAAAGAGCCTGCGCATGCTGGGCTCCAACCTCATCTCCGACATGATCAAGCTCACCACGGGCAAGCGTATTATGGATCCCACCTCTGGCATGAGGCTCTACAATGCGCGCGCCATTAAACTGTTTGCCACCGAGGACTGGCTTTCGCCAGAGCCCGATACCCTGGCATGCCTCATCAGGAGGGGTTTCAAGGTCGATGAGGTGCAGGTGAGCATGCGCGAGCGCTTGGCAGGGGAGAGCTACCTCAATCTCTCGCGCTCGATTAGCTATATGGCCAACACCTGTATGTCGATTCTCTTCTCCCAGTGGTTTAGGAGTTAGCCATGACGGGCAACCTTCGCATTTTTCTTCTTATTGGCGCCGCGCTGCTTCTCGTTCTGGTGGCTCGTAAGATTAAGAAGTCGCAGTTTGATACGCATGACACGTTCTTTTGGCTGGGACTTTCGGTCCTGCTGATTCTTGCGGCAGCGTTTCCGCAGCTTGTGTATGCGGTTTCGAATCTGCTCGGCTTCCAATCGGCTTCGAACTTCGTGTTTCTGGCAGTCATCGCTATTCTGCTGTGGCGGCTGTTTAGACTCCAGGAGAGCGTAGTGACTTTGCGCAGAAAGCTGACAACGCTTGCTCAAGAGATTGCGCTTAAAGATATTAAATAGACGCCGAAACCGTTTGAGGACAAGAGCGCCGCTCGCGTCTTAAAACAACCTGATACGTGCTAATTTGAGGAGTGCCATTCCTGTCTAGGGGGTGGCACTCCTTATTTATATCTGGTTGGAAGAGGAACACATGAGAAAGCGACTCTTCGGGATAATTGCCGCTCTGTTTGTGGCAATTGCTGGGGCTTGTGCCTTTGGAAGTCCTGCTTTTGCTGGAGAAGGCGGCTATGCGCATGTCGAGTCAGAGACGGCAGGAGACGTCACTCTTGCGGTCTCGTATAACGACCCTGTGGCGGGACAGCCCTTGACGCTTCACGTCTCAGCGACCGGTGGGAGCGGTCAGTGCAAGTACTATATGTCCGCACCGTTTTATTTCGACACCGATGGAAACTACGACTCTGTCATGGACCCGGCTCACATGCCTGGATATACGGGAGTTCAGACCGAGGCGGACTATCAGTTCACGCCGATGGCCTCCGGAACCTACCAGTTTCAGTTCCAGGTTATGGACATGGCGAACA is part of the Parolsenella massiliensis genome and encodes:
- a CDS encoding UTP--glucose-1-phosphate uridylyltransferase, producing the protein MKSIIPAAGLGTRFLPGTKVTPKEMLPVLDKPVIQYVVEEALAPEEVDECIIVSSPSKPQIASYFTRDPGLEDLLRSRGKSAYADAIAEAGSVPVHFCYQSEPRGLGHAVRCASFATGDEPFFVLLGDYVVPDKKILPRMKEISDAHNGASVIAVAACAADEVSRYGIIAGESVGAVSDFPEATGEDEGAVWRMTGMVEKPAVEDAPSRLFAVGRYLLSPRVMELLADQEPGAGNEVQLTDAMVRAMAEEEFYALVIDVHEGYDTGTPAGWIATNACLAASDPRFAAAFQEAMGA
- a CDS encoding glycosyltransferase family 2 protein, with amino-acid sequence MPAYNEEGSLLATINELVSVAPEVDYVIVNDGSRDGTLKLCQNNGFDYVSHPTNLGLTGGVQTGMKYALRHGYDMAIQFDADGQHDPAYIASLVADMESTGADIVVGSRFVTEEKPKSLRMLGSNLISDMIKLTTGKRIMDPTSGMRLYNARAIKLFATEDWLSPEPDTLACLIRRGFKVDEVQVSMRERLAGESYLNLSRSISYMANTCMSILFSQWFRS
- a CDS encoding DUF2304 domain-containing protein, with translation MTGNLRIFLLIGAALLLVLVARKIKKSQFDTHDTFFWLGLSVLLILAAAFPQLVYAVSNLLGFQSASNFVFLAVIAILLWRLFRLQESVVTLRRKLTTLAQEIALKDIK